A region from the Deinococcus sp. KSM4-11 genome encodes:
- a CDS encoding YifB family Mg chelatase-like AAA ATPase, with translation MLARARSVALIGVDAVPVEVEVDVSPGLPAFTVVGLPDQAVSEARERVRAAIRNAGLPFPAARITVNLAPADLRKEGPLYDLPIALGVLAAQELLPAQVLDGVLAAGELALDGTLRPIAGAVNLALLASALTLPALLPAGNAPEAALIDGVTVYGAATLTDAVRHLSGQAPLRASEPPAAEHDPGAFLDLADLKGQVAARRALEVALAGGHNLLLVGSPGSGKTVLARRAPGLLPPLSRPEALEVTRIHSAAGLLAIRGGLNLGAPFRSPHHTVSDAGLIGGGSVPRPGEVSLAHRGVLFMDEFPEFSRKALETLRQPLEDGTVTISRARATVQYPARFQLIAAMNPCPCGHQGDPEKACTCTPAERLRYAARISGPLLDRIDVVVRVPRLTVEELTRAPESEGSASVRERITLARDGMLRRQQVRNADLAGQALRRHAPLAAGPEAFIRAAARQLGLTGRGFDRVVRVARTVADLSGSADIHETHLAEAVSYRPRNLS, from the coding sequence ATGCTCGCCAGGGCGCGCAGTGTGGCGCTAATCGGCGTAGACGCCGTACCAGTCGAGGTTGAGGTCGATGTCAGCCCAGGTCTGCCTGCATTTACCGTGGTCGGTCTGCCGGACCAGGCGGTCAGCGAGGCGCGCGAGCGGGTGCGGGCCGCGATCCGCAATGCGGGCCTGCCTTTCCCGGCCGCGCGCATCACGGTGAATCTGGCTCCGGCAGATTTGCGCAAGGAAGGCCCGCTGTACGACCTGCCGATTGCGCTGGGAGTCCTGGCCGCGCAGGAACTGCTGCCTGCCCAGGTGCTGGATGGCGTGCTGGCAGCCGGGGAACTCGCCCTGGACGGTACTCTGCGGCCCATCGCGGGAGCCGTGAACCTGGCCCTGCTGGCCTCCGCCCTGACGTTGCCTGCCCTGCTGCCCGCAGGCAATGCGCCCGAGGCGGCCCTGATCGACGGCGTGACCGTGTACGGCGCGGCCACCCTGACCGACGCCGTCCGGCACCTGAGCGGTCAGGCTCCGCTCCGCGCCAGTGAGCCGCCAGCCGCCGAGCACGATCCGGGCGCGTTCCTCGACCTCGCGGACCTGAAGGGGCAGGTGGCGGCCCGCCGCGCGCTGGAAGTGGCCCTGGCCGGTGGGCACAACCTGCTCCTGGTGGGTTCGCCGGGCAGTGGAAAGACCGTGCTGGCCCGCCGCGCGCCCGGCCTTCTGCCCCCGCTGTCCCGGCCGGAGGCGCTGGAGGTCACGCGCATCCACTCGGCGGCGGGCCTGCTGGCCATTCGGGGCGGCCTGAATCTGGGCGCCCCCTTCCGGTCACCGCACCACACGGTCTCGGATGCCGGGCTGATCGGGGGCGGCAGTGTTCCGCGGCCGGGTGAGGTCAGCCTGGCGCACCGGGGCGTGCTGTTCATGGACGAATTCCCGGAATTCAGCCGCAAGGCGCTGGAAACCCTTCGCCAGCCGCTGGAGGACGGTACGGTGACCATCAGCCGCGCGCGGGCGACCGTGCAGTACCCGGCGCGTTTCCAGCTGATCGCCGCCATGAATCCCTGCCCGTGTGGCCATCAGGGCGATCCGGAGAAAGCCTGCACATGTACGCCTGCCGAGCGGCTCCGGTACGCGGCGCGGATCAGCGGCCCGCTGCTCGACCGAATTGATGTCGTGGTGCGGGTGCCGAGACTCACGGTGGAGGAATTGACCCGCGCGCCGGAGTCGGAGGGCTCGGCATCGGTTCGGGAGCGCATCACGCTCGCCCGGGATGGCATGCTCCGGCGACAACAGGTGCGCAACGCGGATCTGGCGGGGCAGGCGCTGCGGCGGCACGCGCCGCTGGCGGCGGGCCCGGAGGCCTTCATCCGGGCGGCCGCGCGGCAACTGGGCCTGACGGGACGCGGCTTTGACCGCGTGGTGCGGGTGGCCCGGACGGTGGCCGACCTGTCCGGCAGCGCCGACATCCACGAGACGCATCTGGCCGAGGCCGTCAGTTATCGGCCGCGCAACCTCAGTTGA
- a CDS encoding SDR family oxidoreductase, with protein sequence MRVFVTGASGFIGSAVVPELISAGHQVTGLARSDAAAAALTAAGADVHRGSLDDLGSLRVGADAADGVIHLAYIHDFSQMAAAAQADRDAIATLGAVLAGSNRPLVIASGILGVAPGRVATELDTPDPAMHPRIASALATLELASRSVRSSVMRLPPTVHGEGDHGFIHTLIGIARQQGVSGYIDSGENRWTAVHHRDAATLFRLALEHAPAGTTLHAVAEEGIPIREVAEVIGQHLNLPVVSIPADQAMEHFGWLGRFLSADAPASSALTRERLHWTPTHQGLIADLDEGHYFHTTA encoded by the coding sequence ATGCGTGTCTTCGTTACCGGTGCATCCGGCTTCATCGGCTCTGCCGTGGTTCCCGAACTCATCAGCGCAGGCCATCAGGTCACCGGCCTGGCCCGCTCAGACGCCGCTGCGGCCGCCCTCACGGCGGCCGGAGCCGATGTCCACCGGGGTTCCCTTGACGACCTGGGCAGCCTGCGCGTAGGGGCAGACGCCGCCGATGGGGTCATTCATCTCGCCTACATCCATGACTTCTCCCAGATGGCCGCCGCCGCCCAGGCCGACCGGGATGCCATCGCCACCCTCGGCGCCGTCCTCGCCGGATCGAACCGGCCCCTGGTCATCGCCTCCGGCATCCTCGGCGTGGCGCCCGGACGCGTCGCCACGGAGCTGGACACGCCAGATCCGGCCATGCATCCCCGGATCGCGTCGGCACTGGCCACCCTCGAACTCGCCTCGCGCAGCGTCCGCTCATCGGTCATGCGGCTGCCGCCCACCGTGCACGGCGAGGGGGATCACGGCTTTATACACACCCTGATCGGCATCGCCCGCCAGCAGGGCGTCTCCGGGTATATCGACTCTGGCGAGAACCGCTGGACCGCCGTGCACCACCGGGACGCCGCGACCCTGTTCCGCCTGGCCCTGGAACACGCGCCCGCCGGAACGACCCTGCATGCCGTGGCCGAAGAAGGCATCCCGATTCGCGAGGTGGCCGAAGTGATCGGACAGCACCTGAACCTGCCCGTCGTGTCGATTCCCGCCGACCAGGCCATGGAGCACTTCGGCTGGCTGGGACGGTTCCTCTCAGCCGACGCCCCGGCATCCAGCGCCCTGACCCGCGAACGGTTGCACTGGACGCCTACCCACCAGGGCCTTATTGCAGATCTCGATGAAGGACATTACTTCCACACGACAGCCTGA
- a CDS encoding TetR/AcrR family transcriptional regulator: MQLYVERGYEQTTVADIAERAGLTERTFFRHFADKREVLFRGAGDLQALIVAAVLGAPQAATPIEAVTAGLQAAGTVFGAHRERSRWRQTIIDANAELQARELSKMAALAAAITAALHQRGLTGPSAALTANVGIVVFRTAFARWVGEDSDHDWPQFIRESLEELKMAVAGE; the protein is encoded by the coding sequence ATGCAGCTGTACGTCGAGCGCGGCTACGAACAGACCACTGTCGCCGATATCGCCGAACGGGCGGGTCTGACCGAACGCACCTTCTTCCGCCACTTCGCCGACAAACGCGAGGTGCTGTTCAGAGGCGCGGGCGACCTGCAGGCCCTGATCGTCGCGGCCGTCCTCGGGGCTCCCCAGGCCGCCACACCAATCGAGGCCGTCACCGCCGGTCTCCAGGCCGCCGGAACGGTCTTTGGCGCGCACCGCGAACGCTCCCGGTGGCGCCAGACCATCATCGACGCGAACGCGGAACTCCAGGCGCGGGAACTGAGCAAGATGGCCGCCCTGGCCGCCGCCATCACCGCCGCCCTGCACCAGCGCGGACTGACCGGCCCCAGCGCCGCCCTGACGGCCAACGTCGGCATTGTGGTGTTCAGAACCGCGTTCGCCCGCTGGGTTGGAGAGGACAGCGACCACGACTGGCCGCAGTTCATCCGGGAATCGCTGGAGGAACTGAAAATGGCCGTCGCTGGGGAATAA
- the glmS gene encoding glutamine--fructose-6-phosphate transaminase (isomerizing) — protein sequence MCGIVGYIGSRQAQDVLISGLAKLEYRGYDSAGVAVRDAGQITVMKKAGKLANLSGELDTHPLAGTLGIGHTRWATHGLPNDTNAHPHATEDGRIVIIHNGIIENYLHLKEGLQSRGHEFKSETDSEVLAHLIEEAYAGDLEQAVRDALAQVRGAYGIVVTHVDHREIVAARTVSPLVMGVGEGEMFLASDVPALLAYTRNMVFLHDGDMVVLHDDGFRVTDLAGHPQQRQIEHIEWDAEAAEKGGYDTYMLKEIYEQPQALTNTLIGRLHDDTGEVNLDINLDPASFKRISIIACGTAFYAGLVGEYLIEQLARIPVEVDVASEYRYRDPLVNEHTLAIVVSQSGETIDTLEALREAKKFGAKTLGVINAKGSSMTRELDDTLYIHAGPEIGVASTKAYTSMVSAFVMLALWLGRARGTLSEEQGAELLHAARALPRLVEEALSPERVERIKAVAEKYAHARDYLFLGRGVNSPTAYEGALKLKEISYIHAEAYAAGEMKHGPIALIDANLPVAVIATESRLLEKTISNVQEVRARAGKVILFLSDGDTENARHGDDVIYLPRAHEMVSPVVNAVAMQLLAYFTATALGKDVDKPRNLAKSVTVE from the coding sequence ATGTGCGGAATCGTCGGGTATATCGGCAGCAGGCAGGCGCAGGACGTCCTCATCTCGGGTCTCGCGAAACTGGAATACCGGGGCTACGACAGTGCCGGGGTGGCGGTGCGGGACGCCGGGCAGATCACGGTCATGAAGAAGGCCGGCAAACTCGCCAACCTCAGCGGCGAACTGGACACTCACCCGCTGGCGGGCACGCTGGGCATCGGGCACACGCGCTGGGCCACGCACGGTCTGCCGAACGACACGAACGCCCACCCGCACGCCACCGAGGACGGGCGGATCGTGATCATCCACAACGGCATCATCGAGAACTACCTGCACCTCAAAGAGGGCCTGCAATCCCGCGGCCACGAGTTCAAGAGTGAGACCGACAGTGAGGTGCTGGCCCACCTGATCGAGGAAGCCTACGCCGGCGACCTGGAGCAGGCCGTGCGGGACGCCCTGGCGCAGGTGCGCGGCGCGTACGGGATCGTGGTCACGCACGTGGATCACCGCGAGATCGTCGCGGCGCGCACGGTCAGCCCGCTGGTCATGGGCGTCGGCGAGGGCGAGATGTTCCTCGCGTCCGACGTGCCCGCGCTGCTGGCCTACACCCGCAACATGGTGTTCCTGCACGACGGCGACATGGTCGTGCTGCACGACGACGGCTTCAGGGTCACGGACCTGGCCGGCCATCCGCAGCAGCGGCAGATTGAACACATCGAATGGGACGCCGAGGCCGCCGAGAAGGGTGGCTACGACACGTACATGCTCAAGGAGATCTACGAGCAGCCCCAGGCCCTCACCAACACCCTGATCGGTCGCCTGCACGACGACACCGGCGAGGTGAATCTCGACATCAACCTCGACCCGGCCAGCTTCAAGCGCATCTCGATCATCGCCTGCGGCACGGCCTTCTATGCCGGGCTGGTGGGCGAGTACCTGATCGAACAGCTTGCCCGCATTCCCGTCGAGGTCGATGTGGCCAGCGAGTACCGCTACCGCGATCCGCTGGTCAACGAGCACACCCTGGCCATCGTGGTCTCGCAGTCCGGCGAGACCATCGACACCCTGGAAGCGCTGAGGGAAGCGAAGAAGTTCGGTGCGAAGACCCTGGGCGTGATCAATGCCAAGGGCAGCAGCATGACCCGCGAACTGGACGACACGCTGTATATCCACGCCGGGCCGGAGATCGGGGTGGCGAGCACCAAGGCCTACACCAGCATGGTCAGCGCCTTCGTGATGCTGGCCCTGTGGCTGGGCCGGGCGCGCGGCACGCTGTCGGAGGAGCAGGGCGCCGAGCTGCTGCACGCCGCCCGCGCCCTGCCCCGCCTGGTTGAGGAGGCCCTGAGCCCGGAACGGGTCGAGCGCATCAAGGCCGTGGCCGAGAAGTACGCGCACGCCCGCGATTACCTGTTCCTGGGGCGCGGCGTGAACTCCCCGACGGCCTACGAGGGCGCGTTGAAGCTCAAGGAGATCAGTTACATCCACGCCGAGGCGTACGCGGCCGGTGAGATGAAGCACGGTCCGATCGCCCTGATCGACGCGAACCTGCCGGTCGCCGTGATCGCCACCGAGAGCCGCCTGCTGGAAAAGACCATCAGCAACGTGCAGGAAGTCCGCGCACGGGCCGGGAAGGTCATCCTGTTCCTCAGCGACGGCGACACCGAGAACGCCCGCCACGGCGACGACGTGATCTACCTGCCCCGTGCGCACGAGATGGTCTCCCCCGTCGTGAATGCCGTGGCCATGCAGCTCCTGGCCTACTTCACGGCCACGGCGCTGGGCAAGGACGTGGACAAACCCAGGAACCTCGCCAAATCCGTGACCGTGGAATAA
- a CDS encoding FmdB family transcriptional regulator: MPTYLYKNIETGEIYELVQSMRDDAYRTHPVSGVPVKRILARPGIAFKGSGFYANDSRKGSSESGSSSGTSSSTSSGSSSGDSSSSGSKGGE; encoded by the coding sequence ATGCCCACGTACCTGTACAAGAACATCGAAACCGGCGAAATCTACGAACTCGTGCAGAGCATGCGCGACGACGCGTACCGTACCCACCCCGTCTCCGGCGTGCCCGTCAAGCGCATCCTGGCCCGCCCCGGGATCGCCTTCAAGGGCAGCGGCTTCTACGCCAACGATTCCCGCAAGGGGAGCAGCGAGAGCGGCAGTTCCAGTGGTACGTCGAGCAGTACGTCCAGCGGCAGTTCGTCGGGCGACAGCAGCAGTTCGGGTTCCAAAGGCGGCGAGTGA
- a CDS encoding S1C family serine protease, producing MKAGRALGAALLIAGAGAGAYFTGRVSAERALVTTDEINTVEVSQNAVQAVVRIDNRLRKDVLQTGDDPIDTGTGFFYKKDLIVTNYHVIKDAESLTVTLFNGRKVPAKIEGIDPGIDIAVLRVTGVTAPKTLAFGQSARLIPGQKLITIGTPLKIQNFVASGVFSVLASAQDVPRNDNLGQEIGQYLITTATIQQGNSGGPLLDSRGAVVGVADANAAPNLFVPGLIGIAIPGDLVKESLDDLEKIGVPQRGTLGATLRDLDTLEPALRQLAGLTSSEGALVMDVAAGGAAARAGLRGSIRNNTDQLVAPLGDVIVAVDGVRVQNSFDVTRLVAAKRPGQTVTVRVWRSKKSVDVKVTLLKRTLQ from the coding sequence GTGAAGGCGGGCCGCGCCCTGGGGGCAGCCCTGCTGATCGCCGGCGCGGGCGCGGGTGCGTACTTCACGGGCCGCGTGAGTGCCGAGCGGGCGCTGGTCACCACCGACGAGATCAATACCGTCGAGGTGTCGCAGAACGCCGTGCAGGCCGTCGTGCGGATCGACAACCGGCTGCGCAAGGATGTCCTGCAGACTGGCGATGACCCGATCGACACCGGCACCGGCTTCTTCTACAAGAAAGACCTGATCGTCACGAACTACCACGTCATCAAGGACGCCGAGTCGCTGACCGTCACGCTGTTCAACGGGCGCAAGGTGCCAGCCAAGATCGAGGGCATCGACCCCGGCATCGACATCGCCGTGCTGCGCGTCACGGGGGTCACGGCGCCCAAGACCCTGGCCTTCGGGCAGAGCGCCCGCCTGATTCCGGGACAGAAGCTGATCACCATCGGCACGCCGCTGAAGATCCAGAACTTCGTGGCCAGTGGGGTGTTCTCGGTACTCGCCAGCGCGCAGGACGTGCCGCGCAACGACAACCTGGGCCAGGAGATCGGGCAGTACCTGATCACCACCGCGACCATCCAGCAGGGCAACTCGGGCGGCCCGCTGCTCGACTCGCGCGGCGCGGTCGTGGGGGTGGCCGACGCGAACGCGGCGCCCAACCTGTTCGTGCCCGGCCTGATCGGCATCGCCATTCCCGGCGATCTGGTCAAGGAAAGCCTGGATGACCTGGAGAAGATCGGCGTGCCGCAGCGCGGCACCCTGGGCGCGACCCTGCGGGATCTGGACACGCTGGAGCCGGCGCTGAGGCAGCTGGCGGGCCTCACGAGTTCCGAGGGCGCGCTGGTCATGGACGTCGCGGCGGGCGGGGCGGCGGCGCGCGCGGGTCTGCGCGGCAGCATCCGCAACAACACGGATCAGCTGGTCGCGCCGCTGGGCGACGTGATCGTGGCTGTGGATGGCGTGCGCGTGCAGAACTCCTTCGATGTGACCCGGCTGGTGGCGGCCAAGCGGCCGGGCCAGACAGTGACCGTGCGCGTGTGGCGCAGCAAGAAGAGCGTGGACGTGAAGGTCACGCTGCTCAAACGCACCCTGCAATAG
- a CDS encoding SPFH domain-containing protein, which translates to MSELDQIPPSTGPQGGISTRSGVASNERAAFGLPGVPIFFAWLVLDALTILAFAREQLILSGLLLLVVIAVVVGFYIVQPNQSKVLTLFGRYVGTERRNGVYWTNPLTVRKTISLRIRNFNSERLKVNDASGNPIEIAAVIVWRVVDTARAVFDVEDYTGFVAIQAETALRHLASQYPYDDYAEGSMSLRGNADEVSEALRRELGVRLQHAGVDVLEARLSHLAYSPEIAGAMLQRQQASAIIAARSQIVQGAVGMVQMALQELSEQNIVQLDEERKAQMVSNLLVVLTSERGTQPVVNAGSLY; encoded by the coding sequence ATGAGTGAACTCGACCAGATCCCCCCCTCCACCGGCCCCCAGGGCGGCATCTCCACCCGCAGCGGCGTGGCCAGCAACGAACGCGCCGCCTTCGGGCTGCCCGGCGTGCCGATCTTCTTCGCGTGGCTGGTGCTGGACGCCCTGACCATCCTGGCCTTCGCGCGCGAGCAGCTGATCCTCAGCGGCCTGCTGCTGCTGGTTGTCATCGCCGTCGTGGTCGGGTTCTATATCGTGCAGCCCAACCAGAGCAAGGTGCTCACGCTGTTCGGCCGCTACGTGGGCACCGAGCGGCGCAACGGCGTGTACTGGACAAACCCGCTGACCGTCCGCAAGACCATCAGCCTGCGCATCCGGAACTTCAACTCCGAGCGGCTCAAGGTGAACGACGCCAGCGGCAACCCCATCGAGATCGCCGCCGTGATCGTGTGGCGGGTCGTGGACACCGCGCGGGCCGTCTTCGACGTCGAGGACTACACCGGCTTCGTCGCCATCCAGGCCGAGACGGCCCTGCGGCACCTCGCCAGCCAGTACCCCTACGACGACTACGCCGAAGGCAGTATGAGCCTGCGCGGCAACGCCGACGAGGTCAGCGAGGCGCTGCGCCGTGAACTGGGCGTGCGGCTCCAGCACGCCGGCGTGGACGTCCTCGAAGCGCGGCTCTCGCACCTCGCGTACTCCCCGGAGATCGCGGGGGCCATGCTCCAGCGCCAGCAGGCCAGCGCCATCATCGCCGCGCGCAGCCAGATCGTGCAGGGCGCCGTGGGCATGGTGCAGATGGCCCTGCAGGAACTGTCCGAGCAGAACATCGTGCAGCTCGACGAGGAACGCAAGGCGCAGATGGTCAGCAACCTGCTTGTCGTCCTGACCAGCGAACGCGGCACACAGCCCGTCGTGAACGCCGGCAGCCTGTACTGA
- a CDS encoding deoxynucleoside kinase — translation MYIVVEGPIGVGKTSLAGRLAARYGAELNLEVVEENPFLARFYEHPDTYAFQVQVFFLLSRFKQLSALAQPGLFAGNVVSDYLFDKDFIFAAMNLRDAEFGLYEDLYSHLSPRLPTPDLVVYLRADPQELLRRIDKRGRPFEQDMQASYLAELTRRYDEYFRTYPHPLLTIHAADLDFVGRAEDEQKVLQQVHDALHAGRAAD, via the coding sequence ATGTACATCGTGGTCGAAGGCCCTATCGGGGTGGGAAAAACGAGCCTCGCGGGCCGACTGGCCGCGCGCTACGGCGCCGAACTGAACTTGGAAGTCGTCGAGGAGAATCCGTTCCTGGCGCGGTTCTATGAGCACCCGGACACATACGCGTTCCAAGTACAGGTGTTCTTTCTGCTGTCCCGCTTCAAGCAGCTCTCTGCGCTGGCCCAGCCGGGCCTGTTCGCGGGGAACGTGGTCAGCGATTATCTGTTCGACAAGGACTTCATCTTCGCGGCCATGAACCTCCGGGACGCCGAGTTCGGTCTGTACGAGGATCTGTACTCGCACCTCTCGCCCCGCCTGCCCACCCCCGATTTGGTGGTGTACCTGCGCGCCGATCCACAGGAACTGCTGCGGCGCATCGACAAGCGCGGGCGGCCCTTCGAACAGGACATGCAGGCCTCGTATCTGGCGGAACTGACCCGCCGCTACGACGAGTATTTCCGCACGTATCCGCACCCGCTGCTGACCATCCACGCGGCAGATCTGGACTTCGTGGGCCGCGCCGAGGACGAACAGAAGGTGCTCCAGCAGGTGCACGACGCCCTGCACGCTGGCCGGGCCGCCGACTGA
- a CDS encoding deoxynucleoside kinase, with protein sequence MYLAVSGNIGSGKSTLTRMLSGRYGLRPVYEPYADNPYLEDFYQDMRRYSFHSQVYFLSRRLEQHLNLVTGARYVIQDRTVFEDANIFARNLYLGGNMEQRDWDTYWGLYQGILPALRVPDLLIHIDAALPTLKSRIAMRGRAYEQDIPDAYLGGLNALYDQWVAAFDACPVIRVNGDQLDFVADPSAFDWVCDRVQAHGFGLPLLR encoded by the coding sequence ATGTACCTGGCGGTCTCGGGCAACATCGGCAGCGGCAAGAGCACCCTGACGCGCATGCTCTCCGGGCGGTACGGCTTGCGCCCGGTGTACGAACCCTACGCGGACAACCCCTACCTGGAGGACTTCTACCAGGACATGCGGCGGTACTCGTTTCACTCGCAGGTGTACTTCCTGTCCAGACGCCTCGAACAGCACCTGAACCTCGTGACCGGCGCCCGCTACGTCATTCAGGATCGCACGGTCTTTGAGGATGCGAACATCTTCGCGCGGAACCTGTACCTGGGCGGCAACATGGAGCAGCGCGACTGGGACACCTACTGGGGCCTGTACCAGGGCATATTGCCGGCCCTGCGCGTGCCGGATCTACTGATCCACATCGACGCGGCCCTGCCGACCCTGAAGTCCAGGATCGCCATGCGTGGCCGGGCGTACGAACAGGACATCCCCGACGCGTACCTGGGCGGCCTGAATGCCCTGTACGACCAGTGGGTGGCGGCGTTCGACGCCTGCCCGGTCATCCGTGTGAACGGCGACCAGCTGGATTTCGTGGCCGATCCATCGGCCTTCGACTGGGTGTGTGACCGCGTGCAGGCGCATGGCTTCGGGTTGCCGCTGCTGCGCTGA